From the Brevibacillus choshinensis genome, one window contains:
- a CDS encoding tetratricopeptide repeat protein: MNIIESKLTIPDFSPYLVRDRLFSLLEKNLERSLICLTGDGGYGKTTLVSSFVKIKDIPTVWYQVGHTDRYPHVFLSYLKAGLSKVMGLEQKDTYVHPELVEEELQQLLSLLSTWPTRLLIVLDDYQWLDQSEEIQEIITKLLFQSARTITYIITSRVRPALPLVKLKLQQNLAELKASDLAFSNEETTLFFNSLHQLHLQEHEIQFIVNRTEGWIASIQLIHDLIKEMTHSERYRFWAHFKGIPDLYDYLGSEVLASQPKEIQSFLYKTSLLAELHVDIVNLFLDEDHTKRMLDHLLDHHLFIYRTEEGTYKYHQLFRMFLYEKLIKQSDRQEIDAYHLKLAHIYEEKYQFFHAFAHYISGKDYLRGANVMRQMLDRYHPDQFMVLIDGWLETIAPDLSLDNTSLFLFRCLPATVLDEIVEPLEARVTAIKQVHPLTIAHFQHRLANIQFYRGDLVQSKKYFLESLDACLPTNNYGLIAFNLSMLGQVYRFMNDLDKAIHYIKQSLSYSEQHRISYSQMHSLWNLSEIYLTKNDLNMAEPLIHQALEISRHCDEASKVFPYSSMVKLLRLRGEYAQAFEWGKDALSHASRFDIEPDIGWIYMELGLTYLAAGHAEEAQFHLGKAEEKLTRQLNLYLKSEVEKLRSRNQPSVEVVEKQPRKLKLRTLGTFEIEYGGEAIKLLRKTSLRLLLFFIAHRDRKLVKDQILDQVFPDGSFQSINSQFYVSLSSLRKALEPGLQSGRQSRYLMQSGEHYTFCSQEIDLDAEQFLQTLSDQPGMPQSNRIERLLMAEQLYQGDFFEEYPYVDYLEAEREKMRLLYLNSLLELARYYWDGKDYTNGMKYYEKVLEKDPYLDHVYEEFIERLLQTQLVSSARKVSERRQRYMEQELGVSVRKLSL; this comes from the coding sequence GTGAATATCATAGAATCCAAGCTGACGATTCCAGATTTTTCTCCGTATCTTGTCCGAGACAGGCTGTTCTCTCTTCTAGAAAAAAATCTGGAGCGCTCTTTGATATGTCTGACGGGTGACGGCGGATACGGTAAGACCACACTCGTATCCAGCTTTGTCAAAATAAAAGATATTCCCACGGTGTGGTATCAAGTAGGACACACGGATCGCTATCCGCATGTGTTTCTCTCCTACTTAAAAGCGGGTTTAAGCAAGGTGATGGGACTCGAACAGAAGGATACCTACGTCCACCCTGAGCTGGTCGAAGAGGAGCTGCAGCAGCTTCTCTCGCTGCTTTCCACCTGGCCGACGCGCCTGCTGATCGTCCTGGATGACTATCAATGGCTGGATCAGAGCGAGGAGATTCAGGAAATCATCACAAAGCTGCTGTTCCAATCCGCAAGAACGATCACCTACATCATCACGAGCCGAGTGCGGCCCGCTCTACCGCTCGTCAAACTAAAGCTGCAACAAAATCTCGCAGAGCTAAAAGCAAGTGACCTCGCCTTCAGCAACGAGGAAACAACCCTTTTCTTCAATAGTCTGCATCAGCTTCATTTGCAGGAGCACGAGATTCAATTTATCGTAAACCGGACAGAAGGCTGGATTGCCAGCATACAATTGATCCACGACTTGATCAAAGAGATGACTCACTCCGAGCGTTACCGCTTTTGGGCCCATTTCAAAGGGATACCCGATCTGTACGATTATCTGGGAAGTGAAGTGCTGGCGTCTCAACCAAAGGAGATTCAGAGTTTTCTCTATAAAACGAGCTTGCTGGCAGAGCTTCATGTGGACATCGTCAATCTCTTTCTGGATGAGGACCACACCAAAAGGATGCTGGATCATCTGCTCGACCATCATCTCTTTATCTATCGGACCGAGGAAGGCACCTACAAGTACCACCAGCTATTTCGGATGTTCCTGTACGAAAAGCTGATCAAGCAGTCAGATCGGCAAGAAATCGATGCCTACCATCTAAAGCTCGCTCACATCTATGAGGAAAAATACCAATTCTTCCATGCATTCGCCCATTACATTTCCGGTAAAGACTATTTACGCGGTGCAAATGTCATGCGGCAGATGCTCGATCGCTATCATCCCGACCAGTTTATGGTGCTGATCGACGGATGGCTGGAGACGATTGCGCCGGACCTTTCCCTCGACAATACCAGTCTGTTTTTGTTCCGCTGTCTTCCGGCTACAGTCCTGGACGAGATTGTTGAGCCTTTGGAGGCGAGGGTGACGGCCATCAAGCAGGTTCATCCCCTGACCATTGCCCATTTCCAGCATCGGTTAGCCAATATCCAGTTTTATCGCGGAGATTTGGTTCAATCGAAGAAATACTTTCTGGAGTCACTGGACGCTTGCTTGCCGACCAACAATTACGGGCTGATCGCGTTTAACCTGAGCATGCTGGGCCAGGTTTACCGATTCATGAACGATTTGGACAAAGCCATCCATTATATCAAGCAAAGCCTGTCTTATTCGGAGCAGCATCGCATCTCCTACTCCCAGATGCATTCACTCTGGAACCTGTCCGAAATCTATTTGACGAAAAATGATCTGAACATGGCCGAGCCGCTCATTCATCAGGCACTTGAAATCTCCAGACACTGTGACGAGGCTTCAAAGGTATTTCCGTACAGCTCGATGGTGAAGCTCCTGCGTTTGCGGGGTGAGTACGCACAAGCATTTGAGTGGGGAAAAGATGCCCTGAGTCACGCCAGCAGGTTTGATATTGAGCCGGATATCGGCTGGATTTACATGGAGCTGGGGCTTACCTATCTGGCGGCTGGACATGCTGAAGAAGCGCAGTTCCATCTGGGAAAAGCGGAAGAGAAGCTGACGCGCCAGCTCAATCTCTATCTGAAAAGTGAAGTGGAGAAGCTCCGCAGCAGAAATCAGCCATCTGTTGAAGTCGTGGAAAAGCAACCAAGAAAGTTGAAGCTCCGCACCTTGGGAACCTTTGAAATCGAATACGGTGGTGAGGCGATCAAGCTGCTTCGAAAAACAAGCTTGCGGCTGCTGCTGTTTTTTATTGCCCATCGGGATCGGAAGCTGGTCAAAGACCAAATCCTCGATCAGGTCTTTCCAGACGGCTCGTTCCAGTCCATCAACAGCCAGTTTTACGTCTCCCTCTCTTCTCTGAGAAAGGCGCTCGAACCCGGTCTGCAATCAGGTCGACAGTCCCGATACTTAATGCAGTCGGGCGAGCATTACACCTTTTGCTCACAAGAGATCGATCTCGATGCAGAGCAGTTTTTGCAAACGCTTTCTGACCAGCCGGGCATGCCGCAGTCGAATCGAATCGAGCGATTGCTGATGGCTGAACAGCTATACCAGGGGGACTTTTTTGAAGAGTATCCCTATGTTGACTACCTTGAAGCCGAGCGAGAAAAGATGCGCCTGCTCTATCTGAATAGCTTGTTGGAGCTTGCGCGCTATTATTGGGATGGCAAGGATTATACCAACGGAATGAAGTACTATGAGAAGGTCTTGGAGAAGGACCCTTATCTGGATCATGTGTACGAGGAGTTTATTGAGCGGCTGTTGCAAACACAACTGGTTTCTAGCGCGAGGAAGGTGTCCGAGCGGAGGCAGAGGTATATGGAGCAGGAGTTAGGGGTTTCAGTTCGGAAGCTATCTTTATAG
- a CDS encoding 2,4'-dihydroxyacetophenone dioxygenase family protein: MKFNPMYWMKSPGDTPKGDHREFINPDWIPWTDWLMPGTRFKLLFCDLVSGHFTMLLQVDEGVQATPHWHVHNIQAIILEGGFFYEDGDDKGMRGYYTCEMSGNVHKPFAPEGCLMFAVSHGPIGGYTDEGDLVVMADARLHYYMARENNAIEHTMIVDYKIGSTELQT, encoded by the coding sequence ATGAAATTTAACCCGATGTATTGGATGAAAAGCCCAGGCGATACACCAAAAGGAGATCATCGAGAGTTTATCAACCCGGATTGGATTCCCTGGACCGACTGGCTGATGCCTGGAACCCGATTCAAGCTGTTGTTTTGTGACCTTGTTTCTGGCCATTTCACGATGCTTTTACAGGTTGACGAAGGTGTGCAGGCCACACCTCATTGGCATGTCCACAACATTCAAGCCATTATTCTGGAGGGCGGCTTCTTCTATGAAGACGGGGATGACAAGGGGATGAGAGGCTACTACACGTGTGAAATGTCTGGTAATGTCCACAAGCCCTTTGCGCCAGAAGGCTGTCTGATGTTTGCTGTCTCGCATGGACCGATTGGCGGGTATACAGACGAGGGTGACCTGGTCGTGATGGCAGATGCCCGTCTCCACTACTACATGGCTCGGGAGAACAATGCGATTGAGCATACGATGATCGTCGATTACAAGATCGGTTCGACGGAGCTGCAAACCTAA
- a CDS encoding 2,3-butanediol dehydrogenase: MKAAFWHGARDVRVVDVPEPQVQPGKVKIRVAWCGICGTDLHEYMAGPIFLSVEPHPLTKECAPLILGHEFAGEVVEIGEGVTSVKVGDRVAVEPVLACGRCHACKSGRQNHCEVIGCFGLNGGGGGFSELTVVSEEMVHLLPDHITYEQAALIEPTSVALQAVRESSLKAGDSCAVFGTGPIGLLTILAAKAAGASPIIAVEVSEQRRQMALKLGASHAIDPTQTDAVQKIRALTNGGADVCFEVTGVEPGLLGAIESSRTGGQTVIVSVWEKPVTVSPNAIVLRERHLMGSFGYGKNIFPAVIRLIAEGRIQVDELITKKIPLSDITEGGFEELARNKGHIKILVSPSAK, encoded by the coding sequence ATGAAAGCAGCATTTTGGCATGGAGCGCGAGACGTGCGGGTCGTTGATGTTCCAGAACCGCAAGTCCAACCGGGGAAAGTAAAGATTCGTGTGGCGTGGTGCGGAATTTGCGGTACGGATTTGCATGAATATATGGCTGGACCGATTTTCTTGTCGGTGGAGCCGCATCCCCTGACCAAAGAGTGCGCGCCGTTGATCCTCGGTCACGAATTCGCGGGCGAGGTAGTAGAGATCGGTGAAGGAGTTACAAGTGTCAAGGTGGGAGACCGGGTGGCGGTTGAACCTGTGTTGGCGTGCGGACGCTGTCATGCATGTAAATCAGGACGGCAAAACCACTGTGAAGTGATTGGGTGCTTCGGCTTGAACGGCGGAGGCGGAGGCTTTTCCGAGCTGACCGTGGTAAGTGAAGAGATGGTGCATCTGTTGCCTGATCACATCACGTACGAGCAGGCAGCTCTGATCGAGCCTACCTCTGTAGCGCTCCAAGCCGTGCGGGAAAGCAGCTTGAAAGCGGGGGACTCCTGCGCCGTATTTGGCACAGGGCCGATCGGACTGTTGACGATTTTAGCAGCCAAAGCCGCAGGAGCAAGCCCCATCATCGCAGTCGAAGTATCGGAGCAAAGAAGGCAGATGGCACTAAAGCTGGGGGCATCTCACGCCATCGATCCTACACAAACGGACGCCGTGCAAAAAATCAGAGCGCTCACGAACGGCGGCGCAGATGTTTGCTTCGAAGTAACGGGAGTTGAGCCAGGACTACTGGGCGCGATCGAGAGTTCAAGGACTGGTGGACAAACCGTCATCGTGAGCGTCTGGGAAAAACCAGTCACTGTATCACCCAATGCGATTGTCCTGCGGGAGCGCCATCTCATGGGTTCCTTTGGTTATGGCAAAAATATCTTCCCTGCCGTGATCCGATTGATCGCGGAAGGACGGATTCAGGTAGACGAGCTCATTACAAAGAAAATCCCGCTCTCCGATATCACCGAAGGCGGGTTTG
- a CDS encoding transposase, with the protein MFRGNGDNAKANAPSSSHRRNHGFRRPPLVLITNRWDLSAGEISAMYRSRWVIEIFFKWLKQHVRIT; encoded by the coding sequence TTGTTTCGTGGAAATGGGGACAACGCAAAAGCGAATGCGCCATCTTCTTCGCATCGTCGAAACCACGGATTCAGAAGGCCCCCCCTTGTGTTGATCACAAATCGGTGGGATTTGTCGGCAGGAGAGATTAGCGCCATGTACCGCAGTCGGTGGGTCATCGAAATTTTCTTTAAATGGCTCAAACAACATGTGAGGATTACCTAG